In the Carassius gibelio isolate Cgi1373 ecotype wild population from Czech Republic chromosome A2, carGib1.2-hapl.c, whole genome shotgun sequence genome, one interval contains:
- the LOC127933573 gene encoding retinol-binding protein 1-like, with protein sequence MSPVDMNGFWKLTSNENFDDYMEALDVNVVIRKIASYLIFDKEIAQNGDHFNIKTLTTFRNYHVEFDVGKEFEEDLVGVDDRKCMTMVNWEGDKLVCVQKGEKDGRGWTQWVKGDELHVELRVCGVVCKQVFKKQVLD encoded by the exons atgTCTCCCGTAGACATGAATGGATTCTGGAAATTGACAAGTAATGAAAACTTTGATGATTACATGGAAGCACTAG ATGTGAATGTTGTCATCAGAAAAATTGCCAGCTATCTCATCTTTGATAAGGAGATTGCTCAGAATGGTGATCATTTTAATATCAAGACTCTCACCACCTTTAGGAACTACCATGTGGAGTTTGATGTTGGAAAGGAGTTTGAGGAGGATTTGGTTGGTGTAGATGATAGGAAATGTATG ACCATGGTAAACTGGGAGGGAGACAAACTGGTTTGTGTACAGAAAGGAGAAAAGGACGGAAGGGGCTGGACCCAGTGGGTGAAAGGGGATGAATTACATGTG gaattgCGAGTCTGTGGAGTGGTGTGCAAACAAGTTTTTAAGAAACAAGTTCTTGACTGA
- the rbp1.1 gene encoding retinol-binding protein 1.1, with translation MTADYNGFWKMISSENFEEYLKALDVNVAVRKIATLLKPDKDITQNGDHFIIKTLSTFRNYNMDFVVGQEFEEDLSGVDDRKCMTTITWDGDKLVCVQKGAIEGRGWTHWIEGDELHLELRAAGIVSKQVFKKS, from the exons ATGACTGCTGATTACAACGGCTTCTGGAAAATGATCTCCAGCGAGAACTTTGAAGAGTACCTGAAAGCTCTGG ATGTAAATGTAGCAGTTAGAAAGATTGCCACCCTGTTGAAGCCTGATAAAGACATCACTCAGAATGGAGATCACTTCATCATAAAGACTCTCAGCACTTTCAGGAACTACAACATGGACTTTGTGGTGGGTCAGGAGTTTGAGGAAGATCTGAGTGGAGTGGATGACAGGAAATGTATG ACAACTATTACCTGGGATGGAGATAAACTGGTATGTGTGCAAAAAGGAGCGATCGAGGGGAGGGGCTGGACCCACTGGATTGAGGGAGATGAACTTCACCTG GAGCTGAGAGCTGCTGGGATTGTGAGTAAACAGGTCTTCAAAAAGTCTTAA
- the nmnat3 gene encoding nicotinamide/nicotinic acid mononucleotide adenylyltransferase 3, whose amino-acid sequence MAGRIPLVLLACGSFNPITHQHMRLFELARDHMHQTGLYRVVGGIVSPVGDNYGKQGLVVSKHRLAMARLALQSSDWVSVDDWESQQEDWTETVVTMRYHYDRMAAQYHNSKDPPTASDVPQLKLLCGADFMDTFKIPGLWRDDHVEEVVGRFGLVCVSRGSLQPDRAIHESDLLSRHRQRIFLVREWVHNEISATEVRRALRRGQSVKYLLPDSVIDYIREHDLYTQDSEMKNKDVKLRPLTMQTIQD is encoded by the exons ATGGCTGGTCGTATTCCTCTGGTTTTGCTGGCCTGTGGTTCCTTCAACCCCATTACCCACCAGCACATGCGGCTGTTTGAGCTGGCCAGAGACCACATGCACCAAACGG GTCTGTATCGTGTTGTGGGTGGTATTGTATCTCCTGTCGGTGATAATTATGGAAAACAGGGTCTTGTTGTTTCGAAACATCGACTTGCTATGGCAAGACTGGCCCTGCAGAGCTCTGACTGGGTTTCTGTAGATGACTGGGAGAGCCAGCAGGAGGATTGGACCGAGACTGTGGTGACCATGAG GTACCACTATGACCGCATGGCTGCACAGTACCACAACAGCAAGGACCCACCCACAGCCTCTG ATGTTCCTCAGCTGAAGTTGCTTTGTGGAGCAGATTTCATGGACACCTTTAAGATTCCTGGTCTGTGGAGGGATGATCATGTAGAGGAGGTGGTGGGCCGCTTTGGACTGGTCTGTGTGAGCAGAGGTAGCCTGCAACCAGACCGGGCTATACACGAGTCTGATTTGTTGTCCAGGCACCGCCAGCGCATTTTTCTCGTTCGGGAGTGGGTCCACAATGAGATCAGTGCTACAGAGGTCCGACGAGCCCTACGGAGAGGCCAGAGTGTTAAATATCTCCTACCAGACTCGGTCATTGATTACATAAGAGAGCACGACCTTTATACACAAGACAGTGAGATGAAGAACAAAGATGTCAAACTACGACCTCTTACCATGCAAACAATACAAGACTGA